A genomic window from Longimicrobium sp. includes:
- a CDS encoding type II toxin-antitoxin system prevent-host-death family antitoxin: MAEYAINIVEPVPLPELIRRAAAGEEVILTEGGEPVARVLTISGGNEAALMAEDSLRDWLRPEEDEAWRHLQRESCETAAGRRGNSEDTSD; encoded by the coding sequence ATGGCGGAGTACGCGATCAACATCGTCGAACCGGTGCCGCTTCCGGAGTTGATCCGCCGTGCGGCTGCCGGGGAAGAGGTAATCCTGACAGAAGGCGGAGAGCCGGTGGCTAGAGTCCTCACAATCAGCGGCGGTAACGAAGCGGCCCTCATGGCGGAGGACTCGCTGCGGGACTGGCTACGCCCGGAGGAAGACGAGGCTTGGAGGCACCTTCAGCGTGAATCGTGCGAAACCGCCGCAGGCAGAAGGGGAAATAGCGAGGATACGTCCGACTAG
- a CDS encoding YegP family protein produces the protein MAKFWMTKDKAGEWRWALLADNNKKIADSGEGYVRRDSCLDAITRVKRDAPGASVYDASESTPKLVPGV, from the coding sequence ATGGCGAAGTTCTGGATGACCAAAGACAAGGCGGGTGAGTGGCGGTGGGCGCTCCTGGCCGACAACAACAAGAAGATCGCGGATTCGGGTGAGGGCTACGTCCGCCGCGACAGCTGCCTGGACGCCATCACTCGCGTGAAGCGGGACGCGCCCGGCGCTTCGGTGTACGACGCGTCCGAATCAACCCCCAAACTGGTCCCCGGGGTGTAG
- a CDS encoding glutamine--tRNA ligase/YqeY domain fusion protein: protein MTENSNEGRSPAEAFAAREGLDFIRSIVADDLRAGKYPAIVTRFPPEPNGYLHIGHAKSIVLNYGIARETGGRFNLRFDDTNPETEDVSYVESIVDTVRWLGADFRDEVLHAADYFDDMYRFAEFLVTRGQAYVDSSSDEEIREARGTVTEPGRPTAFRDRSVEENLDLFRRMKAGEFPDGSHVLRAKIDLSSPNMLLRDPLLYRIRHAHHYRTGDKWCIYPLYDYAHPIEDAIEGITHSLCTLEFENNRAIYDWTVDHWQDFVRSEGGTPARPHQYEFARGNIDYTVMSKRKLLELVKGGFVSGWDDPRMPTLAGIRRRGATAEAVRAFWERMGVTKASTRAEVGKLEWAIREDLNPKAPRVLCVLRPLKVTITNYPEGQTEELDAPLWPHDVPNEGSRPLPFSGTLFIEHDDFAENPPKGFHRLVPGGEVRLRYAYVIRCDEVVKDDAGEIVELRCSYDPATRGGNTPDGRQVKGTIHWVSAEHGVPAEVRLYDRLFRVPDPDAGEGDFKDHLNPESLVVIPGAIVEPSIRNAEPGSRWQFERLGYFCADVVDSKPGALVFNRTVTLRDTWAAKSTQAAPAPKAEKKPKESVAPDGEKRAKAPAAEVQRTPEMEARRARYADELALSATEADILTRDVGISNLFESTVDLGARPKSVASWIVNVVLLETKERGINEIAFTPAELNRLIELVDDGTISSGGGKAVLAEMVRGGGAPDDIVERRGLRQVSDPGAIGPIVDEVINANAKKADEYRQGKTGLLGFFVGQVMRQSGGSANPELVSRLVKERLEADAP from the coding sequence GTGACCGAGAACAGCAACGAGGGTCGTTCGCCGGCGGAGGCGTTCGCCGCGCGCGAGGGGCTGGACTTCATCCGTTCCATCGTGGCGGACGACCTCCGCGCGGGGAAGTACCCGGCCATCGTCACGCGCTTTCCGCCGGAGCCCAATGGCTACCTGCACATCGGCCACGCCAAGTCCATCGTCCTGAACTACGGGATCGCCAGGGAGACGGGCGGGCGCTTCAACCTGCGCTTCGACGACACCAATCCCGAGACCGAGGACGTCAGCTACGTCGAGTCCATCGTCGACACCGTCCGCTGGCTGGGCGCGGACTTCCGCGACGAGGTGCTGCACGCGGCGGACTATTTCGACGACATGTACCGCTTCGCCGAGTTCCTGGTGACGCGCGGGCAGGCGTACGTGGACAGCTCGTCGGACGAGGAGATCCGCGAGGCGCGCGGCACCGTCACCGAGCCGGGGCGGCCGACGGCGTTCCGGGACCGGTCCGTCGAGGAGAATCTCGATCTCTTCCGGCGGATGAAGGCGGGCGAGTTTCCCGACGGCTCGCACGTGCTGCGGGCGAAGATCGACCTGTCGTCGCCCAACATGCTGCTGCGCGACCCGCTGCTGTACCGCATCCGCCACGCGCACCACTACCGCACGGGCGACAAGTGGTGCATCTACCCGCTGTACGACTACGCGCACCCCATCGAAGACGCCATCGAGGGGATCACGCACTCGCTCTGCACCCTGGAGTTCGAGAACAACCGCGCCATCTACGACTGGACGGTCGATCACTGGCAGGACTTCGTGCGCTCCGAGGGCGGCACGCCGGCCCGGCCGCACCAGTACGAGTTCGCGCGCGGCAACATCGACTACACGGTGATGAGCAAACGCAAGCTGCTGGAGCTGGTGAAGGGCGGCTTCGTGAGCGGCTGGGACGATCCGCGCATGCCCACGCTGGCCGGCATCCGCCGCCGCGGCGCCACGGCCGAGGCGGTGCGCGCGTTCTGGGAGCGGATGGGCGTCACCAAGGCCAGCACCCGCGCCGAGGTCGGCAAGCTGGAGTGGGCCATCCGCGAAGACCTGAACCCCAAGGCGCCGCGCGTGCTGTGCGTGCTGCGGCCGCTAAAGGTGACCATCACCAACTATCCCGAGGGGCAGACGGAGGAGCTGGACGCGCCGCTCTGGCCGCACGACGTGCCCAACGAGGGGTCGCGTCCCCTGCCCTTCTCTGGTACGCTGTTCATCGAGCACGACGACTTCGCCGAGAACCCGCCCAAGGGGTTCCACCGCCTGGTGCCCGGGGGCGAGGTGCGGCTGCGGTACGCGTACGTCATCCGCTGCGACGAAGTGGTCAAGGACGATGCGGGGGAGATCGTGGAGCTGCGCTGCTCGTACGACCCGGCCACGCGCGGCGGAAACACGCCGGACGGGCGGCAGGTGAAGGGCACCATCCACTGGGTGAGCGCGGAGCACGGCGTGCCCGCCGAGGTGCGGCTGTACGACCGCCTTTTCAGAGTGCCCGATCCCGATGCCGGCGAGGGCGACTTCAAGGACCACCTGAACCCCGAGTCGCTGGTCGTCATCCCCGGCGCGATCGTGGAGCCCAGCATCCGCAACGCGGAGCCGGGGAGCCGCTGGCAGTTCGAGCGGCTGGGCTACTTCTGCGCGGACGTGGTGGATTCGAAGCCGGGCGCGCTCGTCTTCAACCGCACCGTCACCCTGCGCGACACCTGGGCGGCGAAGTCCACGCAGGCCGCCCCGGCTCCGAAGGCGGAGAAGAAGCCGAAGGAGAGCGTCGCGCCGGATGGTGAGAAGCGCGCCAAGGCGCCCGCCGCGGAGGTGCAGCGGACGCCGGAGATGGAGGCCCGCCGCGCGCGCTACGCCGACGAGCTCGCCCTCTCCGCGACGGAGGCCGACATCCTGACCCGCGACGTGGGGATTTCGAACCTCTTCGAGTCGACTGTCGACCTCGGCGCGCGGCCGAAGAGCGTGGCGAGCTGGATCGTGAACGTGGTGCTGCTGGAAACGAAGGAGCGCGGCATCAACGAAATCGCGTTCACCCCGGCGGAGCTGAACCGCCTGATCGAACTGGTGGACGACGGGACGATCTCCAGCGGTGGCGGCAAGGCGGTGCTGGCGGAGATGGTGCGCGGCGGCGGCGCGCCGGACGACATCGTGGAGCGCCGCGGGCTGCGACAGGTGAGCGACCCCGGCGCCATCGGCCCCATCGTGGACGAGGTGATCAACGCGAATGCCAAGAAGGCCGACGAGTACCGCCAGGGCAAGACGGGCCTGCTGGGCTTCTTCGTAGGCCAGGTGATGCGCCAGAGCGGCGGCAGCGCCAACCCGGAGCTGGTCAGCAGGCTCGTGAAGGAGCGGCTGGAGGCGGACGCGCCGTGA